A genomic segment from Nicotiana sylvestris chromosome 1, ASM39365v2, whole genome shotgun sequence encodes:
- the LOC104242918 gene encoding glutamate--tRNA ligase, chloroplastic/mitochondrial produces MATLAAAPWFRARLIPELKNRQSLLYCRGDHSYRQSLCSRRRSFSIYASAGNGGDVRVRFAPSPTGNLHVGGARTALFNYLYARAKGGKFILRIEDTDLERSTKESEEAVLRDLSWLGLAWDEGPGIGGEYGPYRQSERNALYKQFSEKLLQSGHVYRCFCSNEELEKMKEIAKLKQLPPVYTGRWASATEEEVVEELAKGTPYTYRFRVPKEGSLKIDDLIRGEVSWNLDTLGDFVIMRSNGQPVYNFCVTVDDATMAISHVIRAEEHLPNTLRQALIYKALGFPMPHFAHVSLILAPDRSKLSKRHGATSVGQFRDMGYLPQAMVNYLALLGWGDGTENEFFTLEQLVEKFTIERVNKSGAIFDSTKLRWMNGQHLRSLPSEELNRIIGERWKDAGITTESQGIFIQDAVLLLKDGIDLITDSEKALSSLLSYPLYETLASAEGKPILEDGVSEVAKSLLAAYDSGELSGALAEGQPGWQKWVKNFGKLLKRKGKSLFMPLRVLLTGKLHGPDIGATTVLLYKAGTSGSVVPQAGFVTFDERFKILREVQWESFSTDVPLSAGAVTH; encoded by the exons ATGGCGACGCTGGCGGCGGCGCCGTGGTTTAGAGCAAGGTTGATCCCGGAGTTAAAGAACCGCCAGTCACTACTATACTGTCGCGGCGACCACAGTTACCGGCAAAGTCTCTGCTCCCGTAGAAGGAGTTTCTCAATTTATGCTTCAGCGGGGAACGGAGGGGATGTCAGAGTTCGGTTTGCGCCATCTCCTACCGGTAATCTCCACGTGGGAGGCGCTAGAACTGCACTCTTTAACTACTTATATGCGCG AGCAAAAGGTGGGAAGTTTATACTCCGGATTGAAGACACAGACCTGGAAAGATCCACAAAGGAGTCTGAGGAGGCCGTGCTTCGTGACCTTTCTTGGCTTGGTCTTGCTTGGGATGAAG GTCCTGGAATTGGTGGGGAATATGGACCGTACAGGCAGTCTGAGAGGAATGCCCTTTACAAGCAATTTTCTGAAAAGCTTTTACAATCCGGTCATGTTTATCGATGTTTTTGCTCAAATGAG GAATTAGAAAAGATGAAAGAGATTGCAAAGTTGAAGCAGTTGCCTCCAGTATACACTGGGAGGTGGGCAAGTGCTACAGAGGAGGAAGTGGTAGAAGAGCTGGCAAAAGGGACCCCATACACATACCGATTTCGAGTACCAAAAGAAGGGAGCTTAAAAATTGATGACCTCATTCGTGGTGAA GTCAGTTGGAACTTGGACACACTTGGAGATTTTGTGATCATGAGAAGTAATGGACAACCTGTTTACAACTTTTGTGTCACAGTTGATGATGCTACTATGGCAATCTCCCATGTCATAAG AGCGGAGGAACATTTGCCGAATACTCTAAGGCAAGCATTAATATACAAG GCACTAGGTTTTCCGATGCCTCACTTTGCGCATGTTTCTTTAATTCTTGCACCTGATAGAAGCAAGCTCTCTAAACGGCATGGTGCAACTTCAGTTGGTCAG TTCAGGGACATGGGCTATTTGCCTCAGGCAATGGTGAATTATCTAGCTCTTTTGGGATGGGGTGATGGTACAGAAAATGAGTTCTTCACTCTTGAACAACTTG TTGAAAAGTTCACAATTGAACGTGTAAACAAAAGTGGTGCCATTTTTGATTCGACCAAGTTAAG GTGGATGAATGGTCAGCATTTGAGATCTCTACCATCTGAAGAGCTGAACCGAATTATTGGTGAAAGGTGGAAGGATGCAGGCATCACTACAGAATCACAAGGAATCTTTATACAG GATGCTGTTTTGCTCCTGAAGGATGGGATTGACTTGATAACAGATTCAGAGAAAGCGCTTTCAAGTTTGCTATCTTATCCTTTATATGAAACTTTGGCGAG CGCTGAAGGAAAACCAATCTTAGAAGATGGGGTTTCTGAAGTTGCTAAGAGCTTGTTAGCTGCCTACGACAGTGGCGAGCTCTCTGGTGCACTTGCAGAAGGCCAACCTGGATGGCAAAAGTGGGTGAAGAATTTTGGTAAATTGCTGAAGCGCAAG GGAAAATCTCTCTTCATGCCCCTTCGGGTGTTACTAACAGGAAAGCTTCATGGACCTGATATTGGGGCCACCACAGTTTTGCTCTATAAAGCTGGAACATCTGGCTCTGTAGTACCTCAAGCTGGGTTTGTGACATTTGATGAAAGATTTAAAATATTAAGAGAAGTTCAATGGGAGTCGTTCAGCACAGATGTGCCTCTGTCTGCTGGTGCTGTAACTCATTGA